In Silene latifolia isolate original U9 population chromosome X, ASM4854445v1, whole genome shotgun sequence, the following proteins share a genomic window:
- the LOC141622626 gene encoding uncharacterized protein At3g06530-like, protein MATSIQAQLKALKSYVKSDTEIPSKPSTKPSILYDPKEAADIDIDQIFDLACAGLEVLSNIDERFRNYKNDLFNPKSREVNRELMSDEENKGINATISSYLRLLGGHLQSSSAYKTLEFLIRRYKIHVYNIEELILCALPYHDTHVFVRIVQLIDFGGTPWKFLNGVKASGAPPPRAIIVQQCIRDMGVLEIICNYATPTKKHHPSTLVISFSTAVVVEVLGSLAIVDNDIVKRLLPFVNSGLHSSGRGCSDYKAGKLMILSLLAKRAVLSLKLVATLLRLVAELARADAQWAELSIMAFVNIVQSQSIEFFPKKVIDVLKEVRNLPGIILQLATRFNIDRFVSLLLESLIGFSSSDTDCRLVVVSIIETVTIRGLVQGVVSRLLSSCLNLSQNTDSSDLSESGRWAKQILHLLDKKYPNELRMAVHDFLGNKKLQSKSEKSVIEALCKILDGNLESTDEFSDTRIWLALEHPKADFRKAALSNLDLSVCFNGDVTSQRLLNVKDAVGRCLSDNDLSVVLAAVSLDKLSDLLDSGFLIETFKTLLGRCTHILWSSSSKNHSVAFEVAISCLKHLVSLSNNQSVALEQVAVLIFPLLLVFPKTKMLNLKARELATAIKWPYYRDLVLGLDMKMDLEKKAGKELFPAVNMSLVRNLAKIVSTDGEKFMHWLIKCCGESELAKTLTFMVLMESFVMETNAHQLLKFQKGLFAFLKAEWRSLEHTKDFSCGQEFTSKVLDEDDLYLLDEFDENNIKSVNAKMLIFVFWRIIKAYNSIIPADANVDDDGGCVSYLRDLYVFFAESNLKHLFKEHRHYLVKKGKFSSISFLSTFISVEGISSHVQIESLHSLAMLCSEADEGLSLQLLAGFPVTLVPLSSDVEDVRRAAMSYVEELCSLSSRVKSASKKNGSSDSWGFFLDKFLSLLVEQKKLILSDRDFLPALLASILSASFRSLLVPQDIGQRFEKSTSEGILTFILGSAMKFPGYAKLKILFLLKELGGAIVRVKDVHSLLCELLQRRRSSYQELSKIDVDVLCLLIEICSMPTALDIGTLEDHLLPALWIDDMVLSDAALVRPYVTFLENLNENLYSSLSAEMKLNLFQHLVLLYHDANIDVQNSTREALLRLDISYSTVSRILDSIPVSEINTARFSDRKRKKSKKQEPDVLFAGKNVLQSVSSLLDVLLLKKDMSKRALLLEPLFGLLKSVFSDHWVTQTPRASLCYIHQTLLLILEDIISSLPVDGSVSNKIFDKFDAGLLVNCARSATDFTTCNHVYLLFAAVSKVATDKVLHQVPDILTVLGKSTVGHDDSHSRRVFEDFISTVVPCWLSKMDGAENLLKIFVNVMPDIAQHRRLSIVLHLLKTLGESRSLGSLLLLLFRSLASKVSMSSFDYETQWEFKFAEHICEQYTSMIWLPSLVSMLIQLQAVPQDNELFLILLSGLKFIMGKLQDPEFVFKLQSLEDMDIIQGTLGELMVQVVFCWQLVDSSKKKISLSFALKKDLKELAHSVVIKITKGMLPSTFFRGIINLLVQADKTAKKKALQVLCETVRDFGAMKSKRRDPHTRLLNSWNNLAGSDLESFSALCLEILQLFDGSDQNVTVRLAAFSALEVLANKFPSHHTIFSKCLTCVVRNISLDDLVIVASSLRTSGTLISVLGPRALPELPQIMKSLMQITRDASPSSVVDKSNHEVATSNDPLMLSILVTLEALVNNLGSFLSPYLGDIIDLLVLHPDCVSESNPKLKSKADGLRKLISEKVPVRLVLPAMENVYPKAVKSGDLSLTAVFELLKNFVSNMDKASVSGYHTNIFDFCMLALDLRSQRLASLENINGVENYVINAMISLSMKMTESMFKPLFIKGIEWVESKMGEDDRSISRAVSFYGLVNKLAENHRSLFVPYFKYLLDGSVKYLTGDDSKSDQPRKKKKAKLQTSEEGKIITNKALTLEHWHLRALVLSSLHKCFLYDTRYDSGSLKFMDSSKFHQLLKPIVSQLIVRPPASLKNQPNVPSIEEVDDVLVSCLGQLAIAAGSDLLWKSLNHEVLMQTRSEMVRPRLLGLKITKYLVENLKEEFLALLAETIPFLAELLEDVELPVKTLAQEILKELETMSGENLRQYF, encoded by the exons ATGGCGACCTCCATTCAAGCACAACTCAAAGCCTTGAAATCATACGTCAAATCTGATACAGAAATACCATCTAAACCTTCAACTAAACCCTCTATTTTATACGACCCTAAAGAAGCTGCTGACATTGATATTGATCAAATTTTTGACCTTGCTTGCGCCG GTTTGGAAGTTCTATCCAATATTGATGAGCGCTTCAGAAACTACAAGAATGATCTTTTTAATCCCAAAAGCAGAGAAGTGAACAGAGAATTGATGTCCGATGAAGAAAATAAGGGCATCAATGCAACTATAAGTTCTTACTTGCGCTTGCTCGGTGGGCACCTTCAGTCATCTTCTGCATACAAGACTCTTGAGTTTCTAATCCGTCGATATAAGATTCATGTGTATAATATTGAAGAGCTAATTTTGTGTGCACTGCCATATCATGATACACATGTTTTTGTTCGAATTGTGCAACTAATTGATTTTGGCGGTACTCCGTGGAAGTTCCTGAATGGAGTCAAAGCATCTGGGGCCCCACCTCCAAGAGCTATTATTGTCCAGCAATGCATACGTGACATGGGCGTTCTTGAAATCATATGCAATTATGCGACTCCTACAAAGAAGCATCATCCGTCAACACTAGTGATCAGTTTTAGCACGGCAGTTGTGGTTGAGGTATTGGGTTCGCTTGCAATTGTCGACAATGACATTGTGAAGAGACTTCTTCCTTTCGTGAACTCGGGTCTTCATTCTAGTGGTAGAGGGTGTTCGGACTACAAGGCAGGCAAGCTGATGATTCTTAGTCTATTAGCAAAGAGAGCTGTGCTGTCCCTTAAGCTGGTCGCCACCTTGTTACGATTAGTAGCTGAGTTGGCTCGAGCTGATGCGCAATGGGCCGAGCTTTCAATCATGGCTTTTGTCAACATTGTGCAATCGCAATCTATCGAATTCTTCCCCAAGAAGGTCATTGATGTCCTTAAAGAAGTTAGAAATCTTCCTGGGATTATTTTACAACTTGCAACAAGATTCAATATTGACAGATTTGTTTCGTTGCTTTTGGAGTCTCTAATTGGTTTTAGTAGCTCCGACACCGACTGTAGGCTTGTTGTGGTATCGATTATTGAGACTGTTACTATCAGAGGCCTTGTCCAAGGTGTAGTCTCTAGGCTTTTGTCTTCGTGTTTAAACTTGTCACAGAACACGGACAGCTCGGATTTGTCAGAGTCAGGGAGATGGGCTAAGCAGATTCTCCATCTTCTTGATAAGAAGTATCCTAATGAATTACGTATGGCTGTTCATGATTTCTTGGGCAACAAAAAACTGCAATCAAAGAGTGAAAAATCTGTCATTGAGGCCTTATGCAAGATTCTTGATGGAAACTTGGAATCAACTGATGAATTCTCAGATACCCGGATTTGGTTGGCGCTAGAACATCCCAAGGCAGATTTCAGAAAGGCAGCGCTCTCAAATCTTGATTTGTCTGTCTGTTTCAATGGCGATGTTACATCACAGAGGCTATTAAATGTGAAAGATGCTGTTGGTCGTTGTTTATCTGATAATGATTTGAGCGTTGTTCTGGCAGCTGTTTCTCTTGATAAATTGTCTGATCTTTTAGATTCTGGTTTTCTTATTGAGACATTTAAGACTTTGCTTGGGAGGTGCACACATATTTTATGGTCAAGTTCATCAAAGAATCACTCTGTAGCTTTTGAGGTTGCAATTTCATGCCTAAAGCATTTGGTTTCCTTATCAAATAACCAAAGTGTGGCCTTGGAGCAAGTCGCTGTTTTGATATTTCCGCTCCTCCTTGTTTTTCCTAAAACAAAGATGCTTAACCTTAAAGCTCGAGAATTGGCTACGGCTATTAAGTGGCCTTACTACAGGGACCTTGTGCTGGGTTTAGACATGAAAATGGATCTCGAAAAGAAGGCCGGAAAGGAGTTGTTTCCCGCGGTTAATATGTCACTTGTTCGCAATTTGGCAAAAATTGTTTCAACAGATGGTGAGAAATTCATGCATTGGCTGATCAAATGTTGCGGTGAATCTGAATTGGCAAAGACATTAACCTTCATGGTCCTGATGGAGTCCTTTGTGATGGAAACAAATGCTCACCAgcttttaaaatttcaaaaaggTTTGTTTGCATTTCTGAAGGCGGAATGGAGATCTCTTGAGCATACTAAGGACTTCTCATGTGGGCAGGAGTTCACTAGTAAGGTTCTTGATGAAGATGACTTGTATCTTCTAGATGAGTTTGACGAAAACAACATCAAGAGTGTTAATGCAAAGATGCTGATTTTTGTGTTTTGGAGAATTATTAAGGCATATAACTCTATTATACCAGCTGATGCTAATGTGGATGATGATGGAGGATGTGTTTCTTATTTAAGGGATTTGTATGTCTTCTTTGCTGAATCTAATTTGAAGCACCTTTTCAAGGAGCATCGACATTACCTGGTTAAGAAGGGTAAATTCTCGTCCATTAGTTTTCTCTCAACCTTTATCAGTGTTGAAGGAATATCTTCCCATGTACAAATTGAGAGTCTCCATTCTCTTGCCATGCTATGCTCCGAGGCAGATGAAGGGTTGTCTTTGCAGCTTTTAGCTGGGTTTCCCGTGACTCTTGTACCGTTGTCTAGCGATGTCGAGGATGTTAGAAGAGCGGCTATGTCTTATGTCGAAGAACTTTGCTCCTTGAGTTCTCGTGTAAAATCTGCGAGCAAGAAAAATGGGAGCAGTGATTCTTGGGGCTTCTTTCTAGATAAATTTCTAAGTTTGTTGGTGGAGCAGAAGAAGTTGATACTATCAGATAGGGATTTCCTTCCGGCTCTTTTGGCATCAATACTTTCTGCATCTTTCCGTAGCCTTCTGGTCCCACAAGATATCGGTCAAAGGTTTGAAAAATCAACTTCTGAGGGAATACTTACTTTCATATTAGGGTCTGCAATGAAATTTCCAGGATATGCAAAGTTGAAAATATTGTTCCTTCTGAAAGAGCTGGGTGGTGCAATTGTGCGTGTAAAGGACGTTCATTCTTTGCTATGTGAACTTTTGCAACGACGCCGTAGTTCGTACCAGGAGTTGTCAAAAATTGATGTGGATGTTCTATGTCTTCTGATTGAAATATGCTCTATGCCCACAGCTCTTGATATAG GTACTTTAGAAGACCATCTGTTGCCCGCACTATGGATCGATGATATGGTCCTAAGTGATGCCGCGCTAGTACGTCCATATGTGACATTTTTGGAGAATCTGAACGAAAATCTTTATAGTAGTTTGAGTGCTGAGATGAAGTTGAACCTTTTCCAGCATTTGGTGCTTCTATACCACGATGCTAACATTGATGTGCAAAATTCCACTAGAGAAGCATTGCTTCGTTTGGATATATCTTATTCAACTGTGTCCCGTATCTTAGATTCTATCCCCGTATCTGAAATCAATACTGCCAGGTTTTCAGACCGGAAAAGGAAGAAATCTAAGAAGCAGGAACCTGATGTGCTTTTTGCTGGTAAAAATGTTCTACAGTCTGTTAGTTCCCTCCTTGATGTGCTTCTGCTCAAGAAAGATATGTCAAAGCGTGCCCTTCTTCTAGAGCCTCTTTTTGGGCTTCTTAAGAGTGTCTTTTCAGATCACTGGGTAACTCAAACACCACGTGCTTCATTATGTTACATTCACCAGACTCTACTGCTTATCCTTGAGGATATCATTTCTTCACTACCAGTAGATGGGTCAGTGAGTAATAAGATTTTTGATAAGTTTGACGCTGGGTTACTTGTTAATTGTGCTCGATCTGCAACTGATTTTACTACTTGTAATCATGTGTATTTACTTTTTGCTGCCGTATCAAAGGTTGCAACCGACAAGGTCTTGCATCAAGTTCCTGACATTCTGACTGTTCTCGGTAAATCCACTGTTGGTCATGATGATAGCCACTCGAGACGGGTATTTGAGGACTTCATCTCAACTGTTGTTCCTTGCTGGTTATCGAAAATGGATGGTGCCGAAAATTTGCTTAAGATTTTTGTCAATGTAATGCCTGATATTGCTCAGCATCGAAGATTGTCAATTGTTCTTCATCTCTTAAAGACCCTGGGTGAAAGTAGAAGCTTGGGTTCGttgctcctcctcctcttccGTTCATTGGCTTCGAAAGTGAGCATGTCTTCCTTTGACTATGAGACACAGTGGGAGTTCAAATTTGCTGAACATATATGTGAACAATATACAAGCATGATTTGGCTACCATCGCTTGTGTCTATGCTAATACAATTGCAGGCAGTCCCCCAGGACAATGAACTATTTTTGATATTGCTATCTGGGTTGAAATTTATTATGGGGAAGCTGCAAGATCCCGAGTTTGTCTTCAAGCTTCAATCTCTAGAAGATATGGACATTATCCAGGGAACACTTGGAGAGCTCATGGTTCAGGTTGTTTTCTGTTGGCAACTCGTAGATTCAAGCAAAAAGAAAATATCACTTTCTTTCGCTTTGAAAAAAGACCTGAAAGAGCTTGCCCATTCTGTTGTTATTAAGATAACCAAGGGAATGCTTCCTTCTACCTTTTTCCGAGGAATTATTAATTTGCTTGTCCAAGCTGACAAAACTGCAAAGAAGAAAGCTCTACAGGTCCTTTGTGAAACAGTGAGAGATTTCGGTGCTATGAAATCTAAAAGAAGGGATCCTCATACCCGTCTGTTAAACTCTTGGAATAATCTTGCTGGAAGTGATTTGGAATCATTTAGTGCACTTTGCTTGGAAATCTTGCAGTTATTTGATGGGTCTGATCAAAATGTTACCGTGAGACTGGCCGCTTTCTCAGCACTGGAAGTTTTAGCCAACAAGTTTCCTTCTCATCATACCATTTTCAGCAAATGTCTAACCTGTGTTGTTAGAAATATCTCATTAGATGATCTTGTGATTGTTGCTTCTTCCCTTCGGACATCTGGTACATTAATCAGTGTTCTTGGGCCAAGAGCACTTCCAGAGCTTCCTCAAATCATGAAAAGTCTCATGCAGATTACTAGAGATGCGTCCCCATCATCAGTTGTTGACAAAAGTAACCATGAAGTTGCCACTTCAAATGACCCACTTATGCTATCTATACTTGTCACCTTAGAAGCACTGGTCAATAATCTCGGTTCTTTTCTAAGTccataccttggtgatatcataGACCTTCTTGTGCTTCATCCCGACTGTGTATCTGAGTCCAATCCAAAACTGAAATCCAAGGCTGACGGGTTAAGGAAGCTCATTAGTGAGAAAGTTCCAGTCAGGCTAGTCCTACCTGCCATGGAAAATGTTTATCCTAAAGCTGTAAAGTCAGGAGATTTGAGCTTGACTGCTGTTTTTGAGTTGCTCAAAAACTTTGTTAGTAATATGGACAAAGCGTCGGTCTCAGGATACCACACGAACATCTTTGACTTCTGCATGCTTGCTCTTGATCTGCGTAGTCAACGCCTTGCATCACTTGAGAATATAAATGGTGTAGAGAATTACGTCATCAATGCCATGATTTCTTTGTCAATGAAGATGACTGAGAGTATGTTCAAGCCTCTTTTCATCAAGGGCATTGAATGGGTAGAGTCAAAAATGGGAGAAGATGATCGTTCTATCAGCAGGGCAGTTTCATTCTATGGTTTGGTGAATAAACTCGCTGAGAACCACAG ATCACTGTTTGTACCATATTTCAAATACCTGCTCGACGGTTCTGTCAAGTACCTTACTGGTGATGATAGTAAGAGTGATCAGCCAAGGAAAAAGAAGAAGGCGAAGCTTCAAACCTCAGAGGAAGGAAAAATAATCACAAATAAGGCTTTGACGCTTGAACACTGGCATTTGAGAGCTTTGGTCCTGTCATCTCTTCATAAGTGCTTCCTATATGATACTCGATATGATTCCGGTAGTCTCAAGTTCATGGACTCCTCAAAGTTTCATCAACTGTTGAAGCCCATTGTCTCGCAGCTTATTGTTCGCCCACCAGCTTCTCTCAAAAATCAACCAAATGTCCCATCTATTGAGGAAGTAGATGATGTCTTAGTTTCTTGTCTCGGTCAGTTGGCTATAGCAGCAGGGTCTGATCTTTTGTGGAAGTCCCTGAATCATGAG GTATTGATGCAGACAAGAAGCGAAATGGTGCGACCCCGTCTTTTGGGATTGAAGATAACAAAATACCTTGTTGAGAATTTGAAGGAAGAGTTCCTGGCATTATTGGCTGAAACAATCCCGTTCCTCGCTGAGTTGTTGGAGGATGTTGAGCTGCCTGTTAAGACACTTGCGCAAGAAATACTGAAGGAACTGGAGACTATGAGTGGCGAGAATCTCCGCCAATACTTTTGA
- the LOC141622628 gene encoding kelch repeat-containing protein At3g27220-like, whose protein sequence is MRIGRQNQQKPTTWSINLVIIISLIFFVGAAIIADVIWASSSSSAFSAYRYVTNTLPYLNLNSLPQVKVKDPKIYEVQGRVLSATFADLPAPELHWEKMAAAPVPRLDGAAIQIKDLFFVFAGYGTINLVHSHVDIYNFTDNTWGGKFDMPKEMAHSHLGMVTDGRYIYIVNGQYGPQCRGATTHTFVLDTETKQWNDLPPLPAPRYAPATQLWRGRLHVMGGSGVNRYTPEVDHWSLAVKDGKPLEKKWRSEVPIPRGGPHRACVVADDRLMVIGGQEGDFMAKPGSPIFKCSRRNEVVYADVFMLDDDMKWKSLPPMPKPDSHIEFAWALVNHSIVLVGGTTDKHPVTKKMILNREIFRFDLDTMKWSVIGQLPFRVKTTLVGYWNGWLYFTSGQRDRGPDDPTPRKVLGEMWRTKLSF, encoded by the exons ATGCGAATAGGGAGACAAAATCAACAGAAACCCACAACCTGGTCGATAAATCTAGTAATAATCATCTCCTTAATATTTTTTGTCGGTGCTGCCATCATCGCCGACGTCATATGGGCGTCGTCGTCATCTTCTGCTTTCTCCGCTTATCGTTACGTCACCAATACTTTGCCTTACCTTAACCTTAATTCTCTTCCCCAG GTTAAGGTCAAAGATCCTAAAATTTATGAAGTTCAAGGAAGAGTTCTTTCTGCAACATTTGCTGACTTGCCAGCACCAGAACTACATTGGGAAAAGATGGCAGCAGCTCCCGTGCCACGCTTAGATGGGGCTGCTATACAAATAAAAGATCTTTTCTTTGTCTTTGCTGGATATGGTACCATCAATCTT GTACATTCTCATGTTGATATTTACAATTTTACAGACAACACTTGGGGAGGAAAGTTTGACATGCCAAAGGAGATGGCTCATTCTCATTTAGGGATGGTAACAGATGGGAggtacatatatatagtcaatggTCAATATGGCCCACAATGCAGAGGAGCTACTACTCATACATTTGTGCTGGACACTGAAACTAAGCAGTGGAATGACTTGCCCCCTTTACCAGCCCCTAG GTATGCACCAGCCACCCAGCTTTGGAGAGGAAGGCTACATGTCATGGGAGGCAGTGGTGTGAATCGATATACTCCCGAAGTAGATCACTGGAGTCTGGCTGTGAAGGATGGCAAACCATTGGAAAAGAAGTGGCGATCTGAAGTCCCCATTCCTCGCGGGGGACCTCACAG AGCATGTGTTGTGGCTGATGATAGGCTAATGGTTATTGGCGGTCAGGAAGGTGACTTCATGGCCAAACCTGGGTCACCAATCTTTAAGTGTTCCCGAAGAAATGAG GTAGTATATGCTGATGTTTTTATGCTGGATGATGATATGAAGTGGAAAAGCCTGCCTCCCATGCCAAAACCCGATTCTCATATAGAGTTTGCTTGGGCTTTAGTGAATCATTCTATCGTTCTTGTTGGAGGCACAACCGACAAACATCCAGTCACGAAAAAGATGATCCTGAATAGAGAGATTTTCCGGTTTGATTTAGACACAATG AAATGGTCGGTGATTGGTCAACTTCCGTTCCGTGTCAAAACGACATTAGTTGGGTATTGGAATGGCTGGTTGTATTTCACATCTGGTCAGCGGGACAGAGGGCCTGATGATCCGACCCCAAGAAAAGTTCTCGGAGAAATGTGGAGAACAAAATTAAGCTTCTAG
- the LOC141622627 gene encoding F-box/kelch-repeat protein At1g51550-like, producing MEHSLTHESPIFDLAQDHLFSILYLLPIKSILSFAQTCKKFQSLSSSNSFWETICRRDWGPTCVDALKFQSFNQNLNTNNNNSNNNNVNNMLWLKLYQQVAQLRSVSCHKLIDTVGVGDGDMIPCPRASHSLNFVSNCLILFGGGCEGGRHRDDTWVAYLGYDFRTITKWEKVTSGLPTGRFGHTCVVSSDTLILFGGINDHGIRQNDTWVGKVVKNEESVVTLCWKPLDVGSASPPPRGAHAGCCIENRRMLIHGGIGLDGVRLADMWILELSESYSHGTWHEVIAHPSPPPRSGHTLTSIDGTRAVLFGGRGLGYDVLDDVWLFYASEGDEKWVKVIVDLENVHRGTSLARVGHSATLILGGGLLIYGGEDSLRRRKHDFWLLDLNSIPGIKTHSFSSSSRSALTRMWRRLKSHGFNINSRSFHAACADHSGRFVYVFGGMLDGVLLPAESSGLRFDGELFLVELRLRDS from the exons ATGGAACACTCATTAACCCATGAATCCCCAATATTTGATTTAGCTCAAGATCATCTTTTTTCAATCCTTTACTTATTACCAATTAAATCCATCTTATCATTTGCTCAAACTTGCaaaaagtttcaatctttatcaTCATCCAACAGTTTTTGGGAAACTATTTGTAGAAGAGATTGGGGTCCCACTTGTGTTGATGCactaaagtttcaatcttttaatcaaaatcttaatactaataataataatagtaataataataatgttaataatatgTTATGGTTGAAGTTATATCAGCAGGTGGCACAGCTGCGTTCTGTTTCATGTCATAAGTTGATTGATACAGTTGGTGTTGGTGATGGTGATATGATTCCTTGCCCTAGAGCTTCTCATTCTCTCAATTTTGTGTCTAATTGTTTGATTTTGTTTGGTGGGGGTTGTGAAGGAG GACGCCATCGTGATGATACATGGGTTGCATACCTTGGTTATGACTTTCGAACTATAACAAAATGGGAGAAAGTCACATCAGGCTTGCCAACTGGGCGTTTCGGGCATACTTGTGTAGTGTCAAGTGACACTCTTATATTGTTCGGGGGAATCAATGATCATGGTATCCGTCAAAACGACACATGGGTCGGAAAAGTAGTCAAAAATGAGGAATCCGTTGTTACGTTGTGTTGGAAGCCATTGGATGTGGGGTCGGCATCACCACCACCTCGTGGTGCACATGCTGGATGCTGCATAGAAAACAGGAGAATGCTTATTCATGGAGGGATTGGCTTAGATGGAGTTAGATTAGCAGACATGTGGATTTTGGAGCTTTCAGAGAGCTATAGCCATGGAACTTGGCATGAAGTTATAGCACATCCATCACCGCCACCTCGTTCAGGACATACTTTGACTAGTATCGATGGGACAAGGGCTGTGCTTTTTGGTGGTAGAGGATTGGGCTACGATGTTCTTGACGATGTCTGGCTTTTTTACGCCTCTGAGGGTGATGAGAAATgggtcaaggttatagttgactTAGAAAATGTACATAGGGGAACATCCCTAGCTAGAGTGGGTCATTCAGCCACACTAATCCTCGGAGGGGGCCTACTGATATATGGAGGTGAAGATTCCCTGAGACGCAGGAAACATGACTTTTGGCTGTTAGATTTGAACTCAATACCTGGCATCAAAACACACTCTTTTTCTTCAAGCTCAAGGTCGGCTCTTACAAGAATGTGGAGAAGGCTCAAATCCCATGGATTTAACATAAATTCACGTTCATTTCATGCTGCATGTGCCGATCATTCAGGTCGTTTTGTGTATGTATTTGGGGGTATGTTAGATGGAGTACTTCTGCCAGCGGAATCATCCGGTCTAAGGTTTGATGGGGAACTCTTTCTCGTGGAACTCCGCTTAAGAGACAGCTAA